In the Pithys albifrons albifrons isolate INPA30051 chromosome 3, PitAlb_v1, whole genome shotgun sequence genome, one interval contains:
- the LOC139669535 gene encoding zinc finger protein ZFP2-like yields the protein MPFLCLPHLAVVSLLISTAMFAYLKLPSVSSPLLDLPSAVLYSVVPPALNPVSYSLRNPELKDALRKLRRRRRKAGRRALGGVVRLRCEFGDIWGVLGGYLKGFGDSGRVLGVLQDGSPPTDTRDPLGAVLALKVEKPGGLRHHGPIEPGTPPPHASPGFVFPNLGKMEEEAVRKMSQDPQSGPELSTESTEDKSPQQNLTAEAVLKDSTVQEVTEEEKPRRSLRRKVCKPSAGCSDEQEQPTLSRKRSRTFSRRCKLAVQQRHTGKRYKCLECGKSFLWSSALICHQRIHTGERPYICEECGKSFSSSSSLFIHQKIHTGERPYECSECGKRFLRSSHLLRHQRTHTGPFRCTDCGRSFNRNSKLITHQYIHSGDTPYTCGVCGKNFKTSFHLIRHQHTHMGEQPYKCLECGKSFSRNFNLICHQHVHTGERPCVCKECGKSFSDSSNMICHGVTQSGERLYECSECGKRFQSRRSSKSSSGCPEEEGPSQENGQSFTRSPNLVVHVEFHPEEKPYKCLECGKSFSECSKLFFHQRVHTVDRSCRCLECGKSFRRSSTLISHQKIHTREQPYKCQECGKRFQRSTDLLRHQRTHTGKRPFSCSCGKSFNQNSDLIRHQRVHTGERPYKCQECGKSFSDSSKLTRHQRTHSKGSPMSAPTSGTALSTALTPSPIRGPTLGTDLVTQIPGDSHWEDTLLVVPTFFWIPVGTWVNSG from the exons atgcctttcctgtgcctccctcacctggccgtggtctccctgttgatcagcactgccatgtttgcctacctgaagcttccctcagtctcctccccACTTCTGGACCTGCCATCTGCtgttctgtactcggtggtgcctccagcTCTGAACCCCGTCAGCTACAGCCTGAGAAACCCggagctcaaggatgccctGAGGAAACTG AGACGGCGGAGGCGGAAGGCGGGACGTCGCGCGCTAGGGGGAGTGGTGAGGCTGCGCTGCGAGTTTGGGGACATTTGGGGGGTGTTGGGGGGGTATTTGAAGGGATTTGGCGACTCAGggcgggttttgggggtccTTCAGGACGGCTCACCTCCGACAGACACCCGCGACCCCCTCGGCGCCGTGTTGGCCTTGAAGGTGGAGAAGCCAG gtggcctgaggcaccatgggcccatcgagccaggaacacctcctccccatgccagtccag GATTTGTCTTCCCAAACCTTGGCAAGATGGAGGAAGAGGCTGTGAGGAAGATGTCCCAGGACCCCCAGTCAG gccctgagctgagcacggagagcacggaggacaaatccccaCAGCAGAACCTCAcggcagaggctgttttgaagGACTCTACAGTGCAGGAAGTCActgaggaggaaaagccacGGAGATCTCTCAGAAGAAAGGTCTGCAAACCAAGCGCAGGGTGCTCTGATGAGCAGGAACAACCCACCCTGTCCAGGAAACGTTCCCGGACCTTCAGCCGGCGCTGCAAACTGGCGGTGCAGCAGCGTCACACAGggaagcgctacaagtgcttggaatgtgggaagagcttcctCTGGAGCTCTGCCCTGATCTGCCACCagcgcatccacactggggaacggccctacatatgtgaggaatgtgggaagagcttcagcagcagctccagcttgTTCATCCACCAGAAGATCCACACCGGGGAAcgtccctacgagtgttccgagtgtgggaagaggtttctgCGCAGCTCCCATCTCCTCAggcatcagcgcacacacaccgggcccttccgctgcaccgactgcgggagGAGCTTCAACCGCAACTCCAAGCTCATCACCCACCAGTACATCCACTCTGGGGACACGCCCTACACATGTGGGGTGTGTGGGAAGAACTTCAAGACGAGCTTCCACTTGATCCGCCACcagcacacccacatggggGAACAGCCCTACAAGTGCTtagaatgtgggaagagcttcagccgGAACTTCAACCTGATCTGCCACCAGCACGTCCACACCGGGGAACGGCCCTGTGTGTGtaaggaatgtgggaagagcttcagcgACAGCTCCAACATGATCTGCCATGGGGTCACCCAGAGTGGGGAACGTCTCTATGAGTGTTcagagtgtgggaagaggtttcagagcaggaggagctccAAATCCAGCTCAGGGTGCCCCGAGGAGGAAGGACCTAGCCAGGAAAACGGCCAAAGCTTCACTCGGAGCCCCAACCTGGTGGTGCATGTTGAGTTTCACCCTGAGGAGAAGCCatacaagtgcttggaatgtgggaagagcttcagcgAGTGCTCCAAGCTTTTCTTCCACCAACGGGTACACACGGTTGACAGGTCCTGCaggtgcttggaatgtgggaagagcttcagacGGAGCTCCACCCTGATCTCCCACCAGAAGATACACACCAGGGAACAGCCCTACAAGTGTcaggagtgtgggaagagattTCAGAGAAGCACAGATCTCCTCAGGCATCAGCGGACACACACGGGCAAGAGGCCCTTCTCTTGCAgctgcgggaagagcttcaaccaGAACTCTGACCTTATCAGGCACCAGCGTGTCCAtactggggagaggccttacaAGTGTCaagagtgtgggaagagcttcagtgACAGCTCTAAGTTGACCAGACACCAACGGACCCACAGTAAGGGAAGCCCTATGAGTGCCCCAACTTCAGGAACAGCTTTGTCCACTGCTCTGACTCCATCACCCATCAGGGGACCCACACTGGGaacagacctggtgacccaaATTCCCGGTGACTCACATTGGGAAGACACCTTGCTGGTGGTCCCCACATTCTTCTGGATCCCGGTGGGCACCTGGGTGAACTCAGGGTGA
- the LOC139669293 gene encoding zinc finger protein 3-like — MEEEAVRKMPQDPQAGPELSTEDKSPQQNLMAEAVLKDSTVQEVSGEGKPQRCPRRRGSKSSPGCSEEGKDPPCQGGGQSLNHSCDLVVNEQLQTGERPYKCLECGKSFRDSSTLRCHQHTHHRGKWPYTCGECEKSFRDSTDLIRHQHIHTGERPYTCGECGKSFSWSSTLVSHRRIHTGERPYTCWECGKSFRDSSTLVTHQRIHTGERPYKCGECGKRFQRSSTLLVHQRTHTGERPFRCTDCGKSFNLNSTLVTHRRIHTGERPYKCGECGKSFTQSSALTSHQRTHE; from the exons ATGGAGGAAGAGGCTGTGAGGAAGatgccccaggacccccaggcag gccctgagctgagcacagaggaCAAATCCCCACAGCAGAACCTCatggcagaggctgttttgaagGACTCCACAGTGCAGGAAGTTTCTGGGGAGGGAAAGCCACAGAGGTGCCCCAGGAGGAGAGGCTCCAAatccagcccagggtgctctgAGGAGGGAAAAGACCCCCCGTGCCAGGGTGGCGGTCAGAGCTTGAACCACAGCTGTGACCTGGTGGTCAATGAGCAGCTTCAGACAGGGGAGAGGCCCTAtaagtgcttggaatgtggaaAGAGCTTCAGAGACAGCTCCACCCTGAGATGCCACCAGCATACCCACCACCGTGGGAAATGGCCGTACACATGTGGGGAATGTGAGAAGAGTTTTAGGGACTCCACCGACCTCATCcgccaccagcacatccacacaggggaacggccctacacgtgtggggaatgtgggaagagcttcagctgGAGCTCCACACTTGTCTCTCACCGGCGCATCCACACCGGGGAACGGCCCTACACAtgctgggaatgtgggaagagcttcagagaCAGCTCCACCCTCGTCACCCACCAGCGCATccacacgggggagaggccctacaagtgtggggagtgtgggaagaggtttcagaggaGCTCAACTCTCCTTGTGCATCAGCggacacacacaggggagaggcccttccgctgcactgactgcgggaagagcttcaaccTGAACTCCACCCTCGTCACCCACCGGCGCATccacacaggggagaggccgTACaagtgtggggagtgtgggaagagcttcacccagagctctgccttgACTTCACATCAACGGACCCACGAGTAA